Proteins from a single region of Phycisphaeraceae bacterium D3-23:
- a CDS encoding flavodoxin: MKIALFYGTCTGKTEAVAEQIRDELGEDFFEVYEDVSQIEPADLENYDVLFCGIPTWDVGELQYDWQDIYDRLDEVDLTGKKILFFGTGDQAGYPDTYQDAIGIVYLKMLERGAVGKLGFTDTDTHEFEASKGVIDGRFCGLCLDDDCQPELTEQRVVDWCEQVRSELGVNAAS; this comes from the coding sequence ATGAAGATCGCACTCTTCTACGGCACCTGCACCGGCAAAACCGAAGCCGTCGCCGAGCAAATCCGCGACGAGCTGGGCGAAGACTTCTTCGAGGTCTACGAAGACGTCTCCCAGATCGAGCCCGCCGATCTCGAAAACTACGACGTCCTGTTCTGCGGCATCCCCACCTGGGACGTCGGCGAACTCCAGTACGACTGGCAGGACATCTACGACCGCCTCGACGAAGTCGATCTCACCGGCAAGAAGATCCTGTTCTTCGGCACGGGCGACCAGGCCGGCTACCCCGACACCTACCAGGACGCCATCGGCATCGTCTACCTCAAGATGCTCGAACGCGGCGCGGTCGGGAAGCTCGGCTTCACCGACACCGACACCCACGAGTTCGAGGCCAGCAAGGGCGTCATCGACGGCAGGTTCTGCGGGCTGTGCCTGGACGACGACTGCCAGCCCGAGCTGACCGAGCAGCGCGTGGTCGACTGGTGCGAACAGGTACGCAGCGAGCTGGGCGTCAACGCCGCGAGCTGA
- a CDS encoding PEP-CTERM sorting domain-containing protein (PEP-CTERM proteins occur, often in large numbers, in the proteomes of bacteria that also encode an exosortase, a predicted intramembrane cysteine proteinase. The presence of a PEP-CTERM domain at a protein's C-terminus predicts cleavage within the sorting domain, followed by covalent anchoring to some some component of the (usually Gram-negative) cell surface. Many PEP-CTERM proteins exhibit an unusual sequence composition that includes large numbers of potential glycosylation sites. Expression of one such protein has been shown restore the ability of a bacterium to form floc, a type of biofilm.) codes for MTMPTRPRLAVHRPGLRAVLPTTAAALAACLCVGHAGAVVVAGDPGQNAPDQTAAPAGFEDAWGRIGSLGGGSGVYLGNGYVLSARHVGGGNNFIVDGVNHARIFGSSVTLTNPTGLGLSAEADLWINRYTVRDTSPLHGLGVIDIRDTPLETAGGGGVLIGEGLGQTTLSSINVGGSRTGYAWGGSEVRRWGDIGITGAAEEIEASGRDVVGAVSFSFQEVAGRGAAAAGDSGGGLFYEQDGTVVLAGIIHAVTLFNDQQDDTSAFGNRTLFSDLSVYLDQIHVVEGDLTGDGFVGVEDLDLILANWGATVTRGDWTQGDATGDGQVDQADLDAVLPHFGSGTPSNAVPEPATGAFFLVLGACFSMRRRRG; via the coding sequence ATGACCATGCCGACCCGACCCCGCCTTGCCGTGCATCGGCCTGGCCTGCGTGCTGTTTTGCCGACCACCGCCGCGGCGCTCGCGGCGTGCTTGTGCGTTGGCCACGCCGGCGCGGTGGTCGTCGCGGGCGACCCGGGCCAGAACGCGCCGGACCAGACCGCCGCACCCGCCGGCTTCGAAGACGCGTGGGGCCGCATCGGCTCGCTCGGCGGGGGCTCGGGCGTCTACCTCGGCAACGGCTACGTCCTCTCCGCCCGGCACGTCGGCGGCGGGAACAACTTCATCGTCGACGGCGTCAACCACGCACGCATCTTCGGCTCGTCCGTCACGCTTACCAACCCGACCGGGCTCGGCCTTTCCGCCGAGGCCGACCTCTGGATCAACCGCTACACGGTCCGCGACACCTCGCCGCTGCACGGGCTGGGCGTCATCGACATCCGCGACACCCCGCTCGAAACCGCGGGCGGCGGCGGCGTCCTCATCGGCGAAGGGCTCGGGCAAACCACGCTGTCGTCTATCAATGTCGGCGGCAGCCGGACCGGGTATGCCTGGGGCGGCAGCGAAGTGCGGCGGTGGGGCGACATCGGCATCACCGGCGCGGCCGAGGAAATCGAAGCGAGCGGGCGCGACGTCGTCGGTGCCGTGTCGTTCAGTTTCCAGGAAGTCGCGGGCCGGGGCGCCGCCGCCGCGGGCGACTCGGGCGGCGGGCTTTTTTATGAGCAAGACGGCACGGTCGTCCTGGCCGGCATCATCCACGCGGTCACGCTTTTCAACGACCAGCAAGACGACACAAGCGCTTTTGGCAACCGCACACTGTTCTCCGACCTGTCCGTCTACCTCGACCAGATCCACGTCGTCGAAGGCGACCTCACGGGCGACGGCTTCGTCGGCGTCGAGGACCTGGACCTGATCCTCGCCAACTGGGGAGCGACCGTGACGCGGGGCGACTGGACCCAGGGAGACGCGACCGGCGACGGGCAGGTGGATCAGGCCGATTTAGATGCCGTACTGCCCCATTTTGGTTCGGGCACGCCGTCAAACGCCGTCCCCGAACCCGCGACGGGGGCCTTTTTTCTGGTGCTGGGGGCCTGTTTTTCGATGCGTAGACGGCGGGGCTGA
- a CDS encoding PEP-CTERM sorting domain-containing protein (PEP-CTERM proteins occur, often in large numbers, in the proteomes of bacteria that also encode an exosortase, a predicted intramembrane cysteine proteinase. The presence of a PEP-CTERM domain at a protein's C-terminus predicts cleavage within the sorting domain, followed by covalent anchoring to some some component of the (usually Gram-negative) cell surface. Many PEP-CTERM proteins exhibit an unusual sequence composition that includes large numbers of potential glycosylation sites. Expression of one such protein has been shown restore the ability of a bacterium to form floc, a type of biofilm.), whose amino-acid sequence MNRFAMNALVGAALAGLAAAPASADLNYYWDITALGIGGPAGTVSNDLSIITDNSGFTAVLLAELTNGSFYNPNASNVPPAGASADSYFGGGFNTGDSNTTPSPIMVGKAVDLGGEPLAEGISATVINETWIPDFDRLTTSGTPFPTGTVAAPAFGGRFSASSDAAGTYQIRLNNENGDLVQVLTGTITDGRFSQRLSGDVNLDGDVDIFQGGGQGDIQIVLANLGTGDSLITGDANGDDDVDIFQGGGQGDIQIVLANLGNTAASGARGTEARATYDATTGDLTFSIFGQVQLIGVESIGNVRPGEAAGSLTLFGGAVNADATQFDENSIAYFFGANQFFDTGEFEIGTVLATGLTESDIVFEYAGADGQSVSGQVIVVPEPGSLALLGLGGLALLRRRRAA is encoded by the coding sequence ATGAACCGATTTGCAATGAACGCCCTTGTTGGCGCCGCTCTGGCTGGTCTCGCTGCTGCTCCCGCATCGGCGGACCTGAACTACTACTGGGACATCACCGCCCTTGGCATCGGTGGCCCAGCCGGGACGGTGTCGAATGACCTCTCGATTATCACCGACAACTCCGGCTTCACCGCCGTGCTCCTCGCGGAGCTGACCAACGGGTCGTTCTACAACCCCAATGCGTCGAACGTCCCACCCGCCGGTGCCTCGGCTGACTCGTACTTCGGCGGTGGCTTCAACACCGGCGACTCGAACACGACGCCTTCGCCCATCATGGTCGGCAAGGCTGTGGACCTCGGCGGCGAACCGCTGGCCGAAGGCATCAGCGCCACCGTCATCAATGAAACCTGGATCCCTGACTTCGACCGGCTGACGACCTCGGGCACCCCATTCCCGACCGGCACCGTCGCGGCACCCGCCTTCGGCGGCCGCTTCAGCGCCAGCAGCGACGCGGCCGGCACCTACCAGATCCGCCTCAACAACGAGAACGGCGACCTGGTCCAGGTCCTCACGGGCACCATCACCGATGGCCGATTCAGCCAGCGCCTCTCGGGCGACGTCAACCTCGACGGCGATGTCGATATCTTCCAGGGCGGCGGCCAAGGCGACATCCAGATCGTCCTCGCCAACCTCGGCACCGGCGACTCGCTGATCACCGGCGACGCCAACGGCGACGACGACGTCGACATCTTCCAGGGCGGCGGCCAAGGCGACATCCAGATCGTCCTCGCCAACCTCGGCAACACCGCCGCTTCCGGCGCACGCGGCACCGAAGCCCGCGCGACCTACGACGCCACGACGGGCGACCTGACCTTCAGCATCTTCGGCCAGGTCCAGCTCATCGGTGTCGAGTCCATCGGCAACGTCCGGCCCGGCGAAGCCGCCGGCTCGCTCACGCTCTTTGGCGGTGCCGTCAACGCCGACGCCACCCAGTTCGACGAGAACTCGATCGCCTACTTCTTCGGTGCGAACCAGTTCTTCGATACAGGTGAATTCGAAATCGGTACCGTCTTGGCCACCGGCCTGACCGAATCCGACATCGTCTTCGAGTACGCCGGTGCCGACGGCCAGTCCGTCTCTGGCCAGGTCATCGTCGTCCCCGAGCCCGGCTCGCTCGCACTGCTCGGCCTCGGTGGCCTCGCACTGCTCCGCCGCCGCCGAGCTGCCTAA
- a CDS encoding PEP-CTERM sorting domain-containing protein has product MIIRTLLVALPACAIAAAASAGDAAVATYDATTGDLIFDINGQVQLIGVESIGNVRPGEAAGSLTLFGGAVNADATQFDENSIAYFFGANQFFDTGRFEIGPVLATGLGESDITFEYAGADGQSVAGQVIVVPEPGSLALLGLGGLALLRRRR; this is encoded by the coding sequence ATGATCATCCGTACCCTACTCGTCGCACTGCCCGCCTGTGCCATCGCCGCCGCCGCTTCGGCCGGTGACGCCGCGGTGGCCACCTATGACGCCACCACCGGCGACCTGATCTTTGATATCAACGGCCAGGTCCAGCTCATCGGTGTCGAGTCCATCGGCAACGTCCGGCCCGGCGAAGCCGCCGGCTCGCTCACGCTCTTTGGCGGTGCCGTCAACGCCGACGCGACCCAGTTCGACGAGAACTCGATCGCCTACTTCTTCGGTGCGAACCAGTTCTTCGATACCGGCCGCTTCGAAATCGGCCCCGTCCTGGCCACCGGCCTGGGCGAGTCGGACATCACCTTCGAGTACGCCGGTGCCGACGGCCAGTCCGTCGCCGGCCAGGTCATCGTCGTCCCCGAGCCCGGCTCGCTCGCACTGCTCGGCCTCGGTGGCCTCGCACTGCTCCGTCGCCGCCGCTAA
- a CDS encoding C45 family autoproteolytic acyltransferase/hydrolase — protein sequence MPPWTPCPTIPIDLKSGPNTLPNAAISQGRRLLDAVLSEFPGETHQLADLVRLRTANRFHKEAVRYARLVERTWRDIILANIAYDLAISMFGCSTMALATTNGPALARNMDWWPEDLLARATYLLDYRNNNSPALVTAGWPGSIGAVSGMSHRGFAATINAVAAPEGLAMTGYPVLLHLRRVLQDAANFDAALDQLSHTKLTTGVLFMLVGTENHHRVVIERTPTRHALRWAEDDFPLLVTNDYRILDQTTGDTKSMLAQTACARYTALEALARSLSPKEAASDTPLLDCLTDDRVQMGITAQHMIFRPASGHARAFVPTRLLGER from the coding sequence ATGCCCCCGTGGACCCCCTGTCCGACCATCCCGATCGACCTCAAGTCCGGGCCAAACACCCTGCCCAATGCGGCAATCTCGCAAGGCCGCCGCCTGCTCGATGCGGTGCTCAGCGAGTTCCCTGGCGAAACACACCAGCTTGCCGACTTGGTCCGCCTCCGCACCGCCAACCGATTCCACAAGGAGGCCGTCAGGTATGCGCGCCTCGTTGAGCGGACCTGGCGCGACATCATCCTCGCCAATATCGCCTACGACCTGGCCATCTCCATGTTCGGCTGCTCGACGATGGCCCTCGCGACAACCAACGGACCGGCCTTGGCTCGCAACATGGACTGGTGGCCCGAAGACCTGCTCGCCCGCGCGACCTACCTGCTCGACTATCGAAACAACAACAGCCCCGCATTGGTCACCGCCGGCTGGCCGGGATCGATCGGAGCGGTCAGCGGGATGTCCCACCGCGGATTCGCCGCCACCATCAATGCCGTCGCCGCCCCCGAAGGACTCGCCATGACCGGATACCCGGTACTCCTCCACCTCCGCCGGGTACTGCAAGACGCGGCCAACTTTGATGCGGCCCTGGATCAACTCAGCCACACAAAACTGACTACCGGCGTTCTGTTCATGCTCGTCGGAACTGAAAACCACCACCGCGTCGTCATCGAGCGCACGCCCACGCGCCATGCCCTGCGCTGGGCAGAAGACGACTTCCCCCTGCTTGTGACCAACGACTATCGCATCCTTGACCAGACGACCGGAGACACGAAGAGCATGCTCGCACAGACGGCATGCGCACGATACACGGCGCTCGAAGCGCTTGCGAGATCACTGTCCCCTAAAGAAGCGGCCAGTGACACCCCCCTGCTCGACTGCCTGACAGACGATCGGGTCCAGATGGGTATCACCGCGCAGCACATGATCTTTCGGCCAGCTTCGGGGCATGCCCGCGCATTTGTGCCAACGAGATTGCTCGGCGAGCGATAG
- a CDS encoding copper-binding protein yields the protein MRWVCGAAVLLMMVLALPGCSDARGVSAGDYEHVYTVRARVMQLPDGSPGGAFMAYHEEISDYQAANGSVGMQSMLMPFTIVDDSVLDGVAVGDVVAITFGESFEPAVKQGVISIEKLPSDTVLAFDAVAEE from the coding sequence ATGCGATGGGTTTGCGGTGCTGCGGTGTTGTTGATGATGGTGCTGGCCTTGCCGGGGTGTTCGGATGCGCGGGGGGTGTCGGCGGGGGACTATGAGCATGTGTACACGGTGCGGGCGCGGGTGATGCAGTTGCCCGATGGTTCGCCGGGCGGGGCGTTTATGGCGTACCACGAGGAGATCTCAGACTACCAGGCGGCGAACGGGTCGGTCGGGATGCAGTCGATGCTGATGCCGTTCACGATCGTGGACGACTCGGTGCTTGATGGGGTCGCGGTGGGGGACGTGGTGGCGATTACGTTTGGCGAGTCGTTTGAGCCGGCGGTGAAGCAGGGGGTGATTTCGATCGAGAAGCTGCCGAGCGACACGGTGCTGGCGTTTGACGCGGTGGCGGAAGAGTGA
- a CDS encoding CAP domain-containing protein encodes MLLSATVAPAQGPAEEGAGVEPAAGPSAEAVESLVYINALRADPAREAFAIAGLSRRAFDIPAYVAMDLFVDELLAAQPAPPLVFDVRLVDAATKHSEYMIEHGQGHVEDPARAGFTGERHPQRIAAAGYDAWMSCENVFVAALNAHQGHVGFVIDWGWEDHPGGMQPGRGHRANLLNAGLTQVGIAAVPWHEEAFGRDLWSVTHALATPRERRRCVGGVVYADANGNGRFDAGEGRGGVELVGDDGSVATSWDSGAYTLVLIGNDATRVTATGPDGLLCMRFEVAAGVENVQRDWIVPVRVDRDAVARAVEACDAAAAGNEDLQRRARAALWATAEQYAVPEDLAARVEALTQGLGDEVAASRRRVLDALLDSGDDADAVRGVIDAERRAFARTALADWYVQAEAVRRVWVAAARLSADLEPEADPARRRRALRSLYRQLERVTDAELRRAIAPVLRP; translated from the coding sequence ATGCTGTTGTCCGCGACGGTCGCGCCGGCGCAGGGGCCGGCGGAGGAGGGGGCCGGTGTTGAGCCCGCTGCGGGGCCCAGCGCGGAGGCGGTGGAGTCGCTGGTGTACATCAATGCGCTGCGCGCGGACCCGGCGCGGGAGGCGTTCGCGATCGCGGGGTTGAGTCGGCGGGCGTTTGATATCCCGGCGTATGTCGCGATGGATCTGTTCGTGGACGAGCTGCTTGCGGCACAGCCCGCGCCGCCGCTGGTGTTTGATGTGCGGCTGGTCGACGCGGCGACGAAGCACAGTGAGTACATGATCGAGCACGGCCAGGGGCATGTAGAAGACCCGGCCCGCGCGGGCTTCACCGGCGAGCGTCACCCGCAGCGGATCGCGGCGGCGGGGTACGACGCGTGGATGTCGTGCGAGAATGTGTTTGTTGCGGCGCTCAACGCGCACCAGGGGCACGTGGGTTTTGTGATCGACTGGGGCTGGGAGGACCATCCCGGCGGGATGCAGCCGGGGCGTGGGCACCGGGCGAACCTGCTCAATGCGGGGCTGACGCAGGTCGGGATCGCGGCGGTGCCCTGGCACGAGGAGGCGTTTGGCCGGGACCTGTGGAGCGTAACGCATGCGCTGGCGACGCCGCGCGAGCGTCGGCGCTGCGTGGGTGGCGTGGTGTATGCGGACGCGAACGGCAACGGCCGATTCGATGCGGGCGAGGGGCGCGGCGGCGTCGAACTGGTCGGCGACGACGGCAGCGTGGCGACGTCGTGGGACAGCGGCGCGTACACGCTCGTGCTGATCGGCAACGACGCGACGCGGGTCACCGCCACGGGCCCCGACGGCCTGCTGTGCATGCGCTTCGAGGTGGCTGCGGGCGTTGAAAATGTGCAGCGCGATTGGATTGTGCCGGTGCGTGTCGATCGCGACGCGGTGGCCCGCGCGGTCGAGGCGTGCGACGCGGCCGCTGCGGGCAATGAAGACTTGCAGCGGCGGGCGCGGGCTGCGCTTTGGGCTACTGCCGAGCAGTACGCGGTGCCCGAGGATTTGGCCGCGCGGGTGGAGGCGTTGACGCAGGGGTTGGGTGACGAGGTTGCGGCGAGCCGTCGGCGTGTGCTCGATGCGCTGCTAGACAGCGGCGACGATGCGGACGCGGTGCGCGGGGTGATCGACGCCGAGCGGCGGGCGTTCGCGCGGACAGCACTGGCGGACTGGTACGTGCAGGCGGAGGCGGTGCGTCGCGTGTGGGTCGCGGCGGCGCGTCTGTCGGCCGACCTCGAGCCGGAGGCGGACCCCGCGCGGCGTCGGCGAGCGCTGCGTTCGCTGTATCGGCAGTTGGAGCGTGTGACGGATGCAGAACTGCGCCGCGCGATTGCGCCGGTGCTGCGGCCTTGA
- a CDS encoding GNAT family N-acetyltransferase codes for MTIHYRKLGVADAEASVALRKAMLLDSPASFGSSPTDDRGSDIVQVRERLQASAQHAAFGAFDDTAGLVGSVGVGLHTKLKENHKASVWGMYVAPAFRRRGVGRRLMAEAITFAQAAQGIAAVQLSVSASAPGAQRLYESLGFVVWGTEPDALRIDGQSFDEHHMALKLS; via the coding sequence ATGACCATCCACTACCGCAAACTCGGGGTCGCCGACGCCGAGGCGAGCGTCGCGCTGCGCAAGGCCATGCTGCTCGATTCGCCCGCATCCTTCGGCTCGTCGCCCACCGACGACCGCGGGTCGGACATCGTCCAGGTGCGTGAGCGATTGCAGGCAAGCGCACAGCACGCCGCGTTCGGCGCGTTCGATGACACGGCCGGCCTCGTCGGCTCGGTCGGCGTGGGACTGCACACGAAGCTCAAAGAAAACCACAAGGCCTCGGTCTGGGGCATGTATGTCGCACCCGCGTTTCGCCGGCGAGGCGTCGGCCGAAGACTGATGGCCGAAGCGATCACGTTCGCTCAAGCGGCGCAAGGTATCGCGGCCGTACAGCTCAGCGTGAGCGCCTCCGCGCCCGGCGCGCAGCGGCTCTACGAATCGCTGGGCTTTGTCGTGTGGGGCACCGAGCCCGATGCGCTGCGCATCGATGGACAGTCGTTCGACGAGCACCATATGGCGCTGAAGTTGTCGTGA